The DNA sequence CTTTGTTTTAGATGATTAACTTTTGTAATTCTTCCTTTAGGTGTCAAGTCAATTTCCAAAGAAATATTTCCAGTTTGCTTGACAAGTTGTCCAGATATTTTCAGGGTATCTTTGGAGAAATAAATTAAATCTTTGTCTGAACGAGTTCGATGACTTCGTGTCAATGCAAGAAAATAGATAGCTTCCAAGATATTTGTTTTTCCTTGAGCGTTTTGGCCTAGAAAAATATTGAGACCAGAATGAAAATCTATTTCAGTTGCTTCATAATTACGAAAATGTTGAATTTGTAAGTTTTTTAACCACATATTAAATACCTGGGAAGCGGATAGGAGCTTTTTTATTAGATTTATTGGCTTTTTGATTTACTGTTGTTGATTTACTTTTTTTGATATTTTTGTTCATTTCTTTTACAAGGGTGGCAACTCGTCTTTTTTCTAAAAGTTCTTTTTCATGCTCCCCCCTGTCCTTTTCATTTGGTGCAGTCAGCAGTATTTCTAATTTTTGATTTGGAAGAGTAATGGTATCGCCAATGCGAATTTTCTTTCCGCGGCGAGTTTCGAGCTCTCCATTAAAATAAACTTGATTTTCTTGAAGAAAGCTTTTAATAGCACCACCACTTTGAATGATTCCGACTTCTTTTAATAATGCTTGTAGAGTGATGTAGTCATCAAATAATTTAT is a window from the Streptococcus anginosus subsp. whileyi MAS624 genome containing:
- the yaaA gene encoding S4 domain-containing protein YaaA, encoding MEYKLFDDYITLQALLKEVGIIQSGGAIKSFLQENQVYFNGELETRRGKKIRIGDTITLPNQKLEILLTAPNEKDRGEHEKELLEKRRVATLVKEMNKNIKKSKSTTVNQKANKSNKKAPIRFPGI